The Populus alba chromosome 6, ASM523922v2, whole genome shotgun sequence genome contains a region encoding:
- the LOC118048158 gene encoding uncharacterized protein has product MEPTAGKPNFLSNILVKVLLFGVLIIIVRFAYIVTITGESCNLGGFCFLPENFNFVIAGTGTGFSTANRAVESTSAGPSQPYLYTSKDWIKAVHFYSDIFHDLVSEGYLSAISKTLCVETPNGEDVFALKEIGILDSIGIYQKASKPLVISSKENRWPFDENSFDFIFSGGDRLDKASQKRPLDLTVSEIQRTLKPEGFFVVHVSAKDNYSFNSFLDLFNSCKLIKSLDIEGYNSSLPFIREIVLQKKGGSEILSKGSDGNSENTCSVPGYKRDLVRNAESLIKEEPLKPWITLKRNIKNIKYLPAMADISFKSRYVYVDVGARSYGSSIGSWFKKQYPKQNRTFDVYAIEADKAFYEEYRVKKGVKLLPYAAWVRNETLRFEINHDPGKKVKDKARGMGRIQPVKYDSSSESFNGEVNEIEGFDFAEWLKSTVTEKDFVVMKMDVEGTEFDLIPRLFETGAICLIDEIFLECHYSRWQRCCPGQRSSKYEKTYGECLDLFTSLRDRGVLVHQWW; this is encoded by the coding sequence ATGGAGCCAACCGCAGGGAAACCGAACTTCTTGAGCAACATTCTTGTGAAGGTGTTATTATTCGGTGTTTTAATCATTATCGTTCGATTCGCTTACATTGTTACCATCACTGGCGAATCATGCAATCTCGGTGGATTCTGTTTCTTACCGGAGAATTTCAATTTCGTCATCGCCGGCACCGGAACCGGTTTCTCCACCGCGAACAGAGCAGTGGAATCCACCTCAGCGGGTCCCTCACAGCCATATCTTTACACGAGTAAAGACTGGATCAAGGCCGTTCATTTCTACTCTGATATCTTTCATGATCTGGTATCCGAAGGTTATCTCTCGGCTATTTCCAAGACTTTGTGTGTAGAAACGCCGAACGGAGAAGATGTTTTCGCTTTGAAAGAAATCGGCATTTTGGACTCGATTGGGATTTACCAAAAAGCATCAAAGCCGTTGGTGATTTCGTCGAAGGAGAATCGGTGGCCGTTCGATGAGAATTCTTTTGACTTTATTTTCTCCGGCGGGGACCGGTTGGATAAGGCTTCACAGAAGAGGCCATTGGATTTAACGGTGTCAGAGATCCAGCGAACATTAAAACCGGAAGGGTTTTTTGTGGTTCACGTGAGTGCTAAAGATAACTACAGTTTTAATTCGTTTCTTGATTTGTTCAATTCTTGCAAATTAATCAAGTCACTTGACATTGAAGGTTATAATTCATCACTGCCTTTTATTAGAGAAATTGTTTTGCAAAAGAAAGGAGGAAGTGAAATTCTTAGCAAAGGTTCTGATGGCAATTCGGAGAATACATGCTCTGTTCCGGGGTATAAAAGGGATTTGGTGCGCAATGCCGAGTCTCTGATAAAGGAAGAGCCATTGAAGCCGTGGATTACATTGAAAAGGAATATAAAGAATATTAAGTATCTCCCGGCCATGGCGGATATTAGTTTTAAGAGTAGGTATGTGTATGTTGATGTTGGAGCTAGGAGTTATGGGTCTAGTATAGGGAGTTGGTTTAAGAAGCAATATCCTAAACAGAATAGGACGTTTGATGTGTATGCGATTGAGGCAGATAAGGCGTTCTATGAGGAATATAGAGTAAAAAAAGGGGTCAAATTGTTGCCATATGCTGCATGGGTGAGGAATGAGACGTTGAGGTTTGAGATTAATCATGATCCGGGCAAGAAAGTAAAGGACAAGGCACGAGGGATGGGGAGAATTCAGCCAGTGAAATATGATTCATCATCGGAGAGTTTTAATGGAGAGGTGAATGAGATAGAAGGGTTTGATTTTGCTGAGTGGTTGAAGAGCACGGTGACGGAGAAGGATTTTGTGGTGATGAAGATGGATGTTGAAGGGACCGAGTTTGATTTGATACCGAGGTTGTTTGAAACTGGAGCCATTTGTTTGATTGATGAAATCTTTCTTGAATGTCATTATAGTAGGTGGCAAAGATGTTGTCCTGGACAGAGGAGCTCCAAGTATGAGAAAACATATGGGGAGTGCTTGGATCTGTTTACTTCTCTTAGAGACAGGGGAGTTCTAGTTCACCAGTGGTGGTGA